From the Burkholderia glumae LMG 2196 = ATCC 33617 genome, one window contains:
- the leuS gene encoding leucine--tRNA ligase has protein sequence MQERYVPADVEAAAQRDWRDADAYLTKEDSQKPKFYCVSMLPYPSGKLHMGHVRNYTINDVMYRYLRMNGYNTLMPMGWDAFGMPAENAAMANGVPPAKWTYDNIAYMKRQMQAMGLAIDWSREIATCNPDYYKWNQWLFLKMLEKGIAYKKTGTVNWDPVDQTVLANEQVIDGRGWRSGAVVEKREIPMYYLRITQYADELLDDLEGLGWPERVKVMQQNWIGKSFGVNFGFPYELDGEQKLLRVFTTRADTIMGVTFCVVAAEHPLATRLAEGRPELLAFIDECKQGGVAEADMATMEKKGMATGFSVKHPLTGEPVPVWIGNYVLMSYGEGAVMGVPAHDERDFAFAAKYGLPIKQVIAAEGETYSTDAWQEWYGDKTKGVCVNSGKYDGLGHEAAVDAVAADLAAGGFGDKQVTWRLRDWGVSRQRYWGTPIPIIHCPSCGDVPVPEADLPVVLPEDLVPDGSGNPLAKSEAFVNCTCPKCGAAAKRETDTMDTFVDSSWYFSRYTAPDAATMVDARTDHWMPMDQYIGGIEHAILHLLYSRFWTKVMRDLGLVKFGEPAKNLLTQGMVLNETFYREDATGKKTWFNPADVTVTHDDKGRPVGAVHNADGQPVVLGGIEKMSKSKNNGVDPQVLIDQHGADTARLFTMFAAPPEQQLEWSGAGVEGASRFLRRVWAFGAAHREALAVRAGFDAAQLDEGARALRREIHGVLRQADFDYQRLQYNTVVSAAMKMLNAIEAAKAAPAGVLRETYGILLRVLYPVVPHITFALWQALGYADEFGTLLDAPWPKVDEAALEQAEIELVLQINGKVRGAIKVAKDAGRDVIEAAALADESFAKFGEGKPAKKVIVVPGRLVNVVV, from the coding sequence ATGCAAGAACGATACGTACCCGCCGACGTCGAAGCCGCCGCCCAGCGCGACTGGCGCGATGCCGATGCCTACCTGACGAAGGAAGATTCGCAAAAGCCGAAGTTCTATTGCGTATCGATGCTGCCGTATCCGTCCGGCAAGCTGCACATGGGTCACGTGCGCAACTACACGATCAACGACGTGATGTACCGCTATCTGCGGATGAACGGCTACAACACGCTGATGCCGATGGGTTGGGACGCGTTCGGGATGCCGGCCGAGAACGCCGCGATGGCCAACGGCGTGCCGCCCGCGAAGTGGACCTACGACAACATCGCCTACATGAAGAGGCAGATGCAGGCGATGGGTCTCGCGATCGACTGGTCGCGCGAGATCGCCACCTGCAATCCGGACTACTACAAGTGGAACCAGTGGCTGTTCCTGAAGATGCTGGAAAAGGGCATCGCCTACAAGAAGACGGGCACCGTGAACTGGGACCCGGTCGACCAGACCGTACTGGCCAACGAGCAGGTGATCGACGGGCGTGGCTGGCGCTCGGGCGCCGTGGTCGAGAAGCGCGAGATCCCGATGTACTACCTGCGCATCACGCAGTATGCCGACGAGCTGCTCGACGACCTCGAGGGCCTCGGCTGGCCCGAGCGCGTCAAGGTCATGCAGCAGAACTGGATCGGCAAGAGCTTCGGCGTGAACTTCGGCTTCCCCTATGAACTCGACGGCGAGCAGAAGCTGCTGCGCGTGTTCACGACGCGCGCCGACACCATCATGGGCGTGACGTTCTGCGTGGTCGCGGCCGAGCATCCGCTCGCCACGCGGCTCGCCGAAGGCCGGCCCGAACTGCTCGCGTTCATCGACGAATGCAAGCAGGGCGGCGTGGCCGAGGCCGACATGGCGACCATGGAGAAGAAGGGCATGGCCACGGGCTTCTCGGTCAAGCACCCGCTGACGGGCGAGCCCGTGCCGGTGTGGATCGGCAACTACGTGCTGATGAGCTATGGCGAAGGCGCCGTGATGGGCGTGCCGGCCCACGACGAGCGCGATTTCGCGTTCGCCGCCAAGTACGGCCTGCCGATCAAGCAGGTGATCGCGGCCGAGGGCGAGACCTATTCCACCGACGCGTGGCAGGAGTGGTACGGCGACAAGACGAAGGGCGTCTGCGTCAACAGCGGCAAGTACGACGGCCTCGGCCACGAGGCCGCGGTCGACGCGGTCGCGGCCGACCTGGCCGCGGGCGGCTTCGGCGACAAGCAGGTCACCTGGCGCCTGCGCGACTGGGGCGTGTCGCGCCAGCGCTACTGGGGCACGCCGATCCCGATCATCCATTGCCCGTCGTGCGGCGACGTGCCGGTGCCCGAGGCGGATCTGCCGGTGGTGCTGCCCGAGGATCTCGTGCCGGACGGCTCGGGCAATCCGCTGGCCAAGTCCGAGGCGTTCGTGAACTGCACCTGTCCGAAGTGCGGCGCCGCTGCGAAGCGCGAAACCGACACGATGGACACCTTCGTCGATTCGTCGTGGTATTTCTCGCGCTACACCGCGCCCGACGCCGCCACCATGGTGGATGCGCGCACCGACCACTGGATGCCGATGGACCAGTACATCGGCGGCATCGAGCACGCGATCCTGCACCTGCTCTATTCGCGTTTCTGGACCAAGGTGATGCGCGACCTCGGCCTCGTGAAGTTCGGCGAGCCGGCCAAGAACCTGCTCACCCAGGGCATGGTGCTCAACGAGACGTTCTACCGCGAGGACGCGACCGGCAAGAAGACCTGGTTCAACCCGGCCGACGTGACCGTCACGCACGACGACAAGGGCCGCCCGGTCGGCGCCGTGCACAATGCCGACGGCCAGCCGGTGGTGCTGGGCGGTATCGAGAAGATGTCGAAGTCGAAGAACAACGGCGTCGATCCGCAGGTGTTGATCGACCAGCACGGCGCCGACACGGCGCGCCTGTTCACGATGTTCGCCGCGCCGCCCGAGCAGCAGCTCGAATGGTCCGGCGCCGGCGTCGAGGGCGCGAGCCGCTTCCTGCGCCGGGTCTGGGCGTTCGGCGCGGCGCACCGCGAGGCGCTCGCCGTGCGCGCCGGGTTCGACGCCGCCCAGCTCGACGAGGGTGCCAGGGCGCTGCGCCGCGAGATCCACGGCGTGCTGCGCCAGGCCGATTTCGACTACCAGCGGCTGCAGTACAACACCGTCGTGTCGGCCGCGATGAAGATGCTCAACGCGATCGAGGCGGCCAAGGCCGCGCCGGCCGGCGTGCTGCGCGAGACCTACGGGATCCTGCTGCGCGTGCTGTATCCGGTGGTGCCGCACATCACCTTCGCGCTCTGGCAGGCGCTCGGCTACGCCGATGAATTCGGCACGCTGCTCGACGCGCCCTGGCCGAAGGTCGACGAGGCCGCGCTCGAACAGGCCGAGATCGAACTCGTGCTGCAGATCAACGGCAAGGTGCGCGGCGCGATCAAGGTGGCGAAGGACGCGGGCCGCGACGTGATCGAGGCCGCGGCGCTCGCCGACGAGAGTTTCGCGAAGTTCGGCGAGGGCAAGCCGGCGAAGAAGGTGATCGTCGTGCCGGGCCGTCTCGTCAATGTCGTGGTCTGA
- the edd gene encoding phosphogluconate dehydratase, whose translation MASPHPTLVNVTERVIARSRPTRTAYLDRIAAAQGRFPARGALSCANLAHGFAGLEGNDKFVIKAIREPNIGIVSSYNEMLSAHAPYVSYPDIIKAAARENGGVAQFAGGVPAMCDGVTQGNPGMELSLFSRETIAMSTAIALTHNMFDAALCLGICDKIVPGLLIGALQFGHLPTIFVPAGPMTSGLSNDDKAKIRQQFATGQVGRDALLEAESAAYHGQGTCTFYGTANSNQMLMEVMGLHLPGSAFVHPHTPLRDALTAAAARRVLDLTVERGSYTPIGHVVDEKAVINGIVALLATGGSTNHTMHLVAIARAAGILIDWDDFDALSAIVPLLAKIYPNGKADVNHFHAAGGVAFLVRNLLEGGLLHEDVTTVAGRGLSHYTHEPKLIDGRLEWVPGVAESQDPKVLRPLAEPFAPDGGLRLMQGRLGRGVIKISAVAPEHRKVVAPAIVFDSQEAVQAAFDAGELKRDFVAVVRFQGARANGMPELHRLTPLLGVLQDQGFHVALVTDGRMSGASGKVPAVIHVSPEALLDGPLAKVRSGDTIVIDAQAGVLDVEIDAGEWAARELARPTHQADNEVGFGRELFGVFRAAAMPAEAGASVFGALVGETAQAGASVTH comes from the coding sequence ATGGCCTCGCCGCATCCCACTCTCGTGAACGTGACCGAGCGCGTGATCGCGCGCAGCCGTCCGACCCGCACCGCCTATCTCGACCGCATCGCCGCCGCGCAGGGACGCTTTCCGGCGCGCGGCGCGCTGTCGTGCGCGAACCTCGCGCACGGCTTCGCCGGCCTCGAAGGCAACGACAAGTTCGTGATCAAGGCGATCCGCGAGCCGAATATCGGCATCGTCTCGTCGTACAACGAGATGCTGTCGGCGCACGCGCCCTACGTCTCGTATCCCGACATCATCAAGGCAGCCGCGCGCGAGAACGGCGGCGTGGCGCAATTCGCGGGCGGCGTGCCGGCGATGTGCGACGGCGTCACGCAGGGCAACCCGGGCATGGAGCTGTCGCTGTTCTCGCGCGAGACGATCGCGATGAGCACGGCGATCGCGCTGACCCACAACATGTTCGACGCGGCGCTCTGCCTCGGCATCTGCGACAAGATCGTGCCGGGCCTGCTGATCGGCGCGCTGCAGTTCGGCCACCTGCCGACCATCTTCGTGCCGGCCGGCCCGATGACGAGCGGCCTGTCGAACGACGACAAGGCGAAGATCCGCCAGCAGTTCGCGACCGGCCAGGTGGGCCGCGACGCGCTGCTCGAGGCCGAATCGGCCGCCTATCACGGCCAGGGCACCTGCACGTTCTACGGCACCGCCAACAGCAACCAGATGCTGATGGAGGTGATGGGCCTGCATCTGCCGGGCTCGGCGTTCGTGCACCCGCACACGCCGTTGCGCGACGCGCTGACGGCCGCCGCGGCGCGCCGCGTGCTCGATCTGACCGTCGAGCGCGGCAGCTACACGCCGATCGGGCACGTGGTGGACGAGAAGGCCGTGATCAACGGCATCGTCGCGCTGCTCGCCACGGGCGGCTCGACCAACCACACCATGCACCTGGTCGCGATCGCGCGTGCCGCCGGCATCCTGATCGACTGGGACGACTTCGACGCGCTGTCGGCGATCGTGCCGCTGCTCGCGAAGATCTACCCGAACGGCAAGGCCGACGTGAACCACTTCCACGCGGCGGGCGGCGTGGCGTTCCTGGTGCGCAACCTGCTGGAAGGCGGTCTGCTGCACGAGGACGTGACGACGGTGGCGGGCCGCGGCCTGTCGCACTATACGCACGAGCCGAAGCTCATCGACGGCAGGCTCGAATGGGTGCCGGGCGTGGCCGAGAGCCAGGATCCGAAGGTGCTGCGGCCGCTCGCCGAGCCGTTCGCGCCGGACGGCGGCCTGCGCCTGATGCAGGGGCGTCTCGGCCGCGGCGTGATCAAGATCTCGGCGGTCGCGCCCGAGCACCGCAAGGTGGTCGCGCCGGCCATCGTGTTCGATTCCCAGGAGGCCGTGCAGGCCGCCTTCGACGCGGGCGAGCTCAAGCGCGACTTCGTCGCCGTGGTGCGGTTCCAGGGCGCGCGCGCCAACGGCATGCCGGAGCTGCACCGTTTGACGCCGCTGCTCGGCGTGCTGCAGGATCAGGGTTTCCATGTCGCGCTGGTTACCGACGGCCGCATGTCGGGCGCCTCGGGCAAGGTTCCGGCGGTGATCCACGTCTCGCCGGAGGCGCTGCTCGACGGGCCGCTCGCCAAGGTGCGCAGCGGCGACACCATCGTGATCGACGCGCAGGCCGGCGTGCTCGACGTCGAGATCGACGCGGGCGAATGGGCCGCGCGCGAGCTGGCGCGCCCCACGCATCAGGCCGACAACGAGGTCGGCTTCGGCCGCGAGCTGTTCGGCGTGTTCCGCGCCGCGGCGATGCCGGCCGAGGCGGGCGCCTCGGTGTTCGGTGCGCTGGTCGGCGAGACCGCGCAGGCCGGCGCGAGCGTCACGCACTGA
- a CDS encoding MurR/RpiR family transcriptional regulator translates to MLPRIEALRAQLRPSERKLADYMLAAPREILDLSMTELAARAGVSQPTIARFCHALGCSGFREFKIRLAQSVAPGVPSVYRDVEPDEPAPGIIGKVFDRTIGALIEVRNSLSAGSVAEAIALLARASRIEFYGAGGSGIAAQDVQHKFFRLGMPSVAYSDPHTFSMSAALLGAQDVVVAISNTGRTRDIVEAAKSALACGAKVVSITHSHSPLAQLASVNLASNIAEETDVFSPMTSRMSHLAIGDILAVGVALQRGPALVDRLGRAKAAITRRRIEPDGKPAERRGARDGKETETQA, encoded by the coding sequence ATGCTGCCCCGAATCGAAGCGCTGCGCGCGCAGCTACGCCCTTCCGAGCGCAAGCTCGCCGACTACATGCTGGCCGCGCCGCGCGAGATCCTCGACCTGTCGATGACCGAGCTCGCCGCGCGCGCGGGCGTGAGCCAGCCCACCATCGCGCGGTTCTGCCATGCGCTCGGCTGCAGCGGCTTTCGCGAGTTCAAGATCCGGCTCGCGCAGAGCGTGGCGCCGGGCGTGCCGTCGGTCTATCGCGACGTGGAACCCGACGAGCCCGCGCCCGGCATCATCGGCAAGGTGTTCGACCGCACCATCGGCGCGCTGATCGAGGTGCGCAACAGCCTGTCGGCCGGCAGCGTGGCGGAGGCCATCGCGCTGCTCGCGCGCGCCTCGCGCATCGAGTTCTACGGCGCGGGCGGCTCCGGCATCGCCGCGCAGGACGTCCAGCACAAGTTCTTCCGGCTCGGCATGCCGAGCGTGGCCTATTCCGACCCGCACACCTTCAGCATGTCGGCCGCGCTGCTAGGCGCGCAGGACGTGGTGGTGGCGATTTCGAACACGGGGCGCACGCGCGACATCGTCGAGGCCGCGAAATCGGCGCTCGCCTGCGGCGCGAAAGTGGTGTCGATCACGCACAGCCACTCGCCGCTGGCGCAGCTGGCCAGCGTCAATCTCGCCTCGAACATTGCCGAGGAAACCGACGTGTTCTCGCCGATGACCTCGCGCATGTCGCATCTGGCGATCGGCGACATCCTCGCGGTGGGCGTCGCGCTGCAGCGCGGGCCGGCGCTCGTGGACCGGCTCGGCCGCGCGAAGGCGGCCATCACGCGGCGCCGCATCGAGCCCGACGGCAAGCCGGCCGAGCGCCGGGGCGCGCGCGACGGGAAGGAAACCGAAACGCAGGCCTGA
- a CDS encoding ExbD/TolR family protein yields the protein MAFGGLDPREPAAPMAEINMTPLIDVMLVLLVIFIITAPLLTHAIRLDLPKAAAAPARERPDTITLSIDADGRLFWGAAPIGEAALAGRFRAAVARGGTPELHVRAAAAARYDTIARVMSAAQAAGLTRIGFVTEPDPGGAPPGPARAAPLAPGR from the coding sequence GTGGCATTCGGCGGACTCGATCCTCGCGAACCGGCCGCGCCGATGGCCGAGATCAACATGACGCCGCTGATCGACGTGATGCTGGTGCTGCTGGTGATCTTCATCATCACCGCACCGCTGCTCACGCACGCGATCCGGCTCGACCTGCCGAAGGCCGCCGCGGCGCCCGCGCGCGAGCGGCCCGACACGATCACGCTGTCGATCGACGCCGACGGCCGGCTGTTCTGGGGCGCCGCGCCCATCGGCGAGGCGGCGCTGGCCGGCCGGTTTCGCGCCGCGGTCGCGCGCGGCGGCACGCCCGAGCTGCACGTGCGTGCCGCCGCCGCGGCGCGCTACGACACGATCGCGCGCGTGATGAGCGCCGCGCAGGCGGCCGGGCTGACGCGCATCGGTTTCGTGACCGAGCCGGACCCGGGCGGCGCGCCGCCCGGGCCGGCGAGGGCGGCGCCGCTCGCGCCTGGCCGCTGA
- a CDS encoding CopD family protein has translation MTYLWVKTFHIVLIAAWFAGLFYLPRIYVNLAMESDPGAVRRLLAMARKLFRFMSFIAVPALACGLWLWLVAGVGRGQGWIHAKLTIVLLLIVYHVYCGHLLRVFERGENRRSDRWYRFFNELPVLGMLGAVALAVIKPF, from the coding sequence ATGACGTATCTCTGGGTCAAGACCTTCCACATCGTGCTGATCGCCGCCTGGTTCGCGGGGCTGTTCTATCTGCCGCGCATCTACGTGAACCTCGCGATGGAGAGCGATCCCGGCGCGGTGCGCCGGCTGCTCGCGATGGCGCGCAAGCTGTTCCGCTTCATGAGTTTCATCGCCGTGCCGGCGCTCGCCTGCGGGCTCTGGCTCTGGCTCGTCGCCGGCGTCGGGCGCGGGCAGGGGTGGATTCACGCGAAGCTGACGATCGTCCTGCTGCTGATCGTCTATCACGTCTATTGCGGGCATCTGCTGCGCGTGTTCGAGCGCGGCGAGAACCGCCGCTCCGATCGCTGGTATCGCTTCTTCAACGAACTGCCGGTGCTCGGCATGCTCGGCGCCGTCGCGCTGGCCGTGATCAAGCCGTTCTGA
- the dapB gene encoding 4-hydroxy-tetrahydrodipicolinate reductase — protein sequence MKIAIAGASGRMGRMLIEAVLNDPDATLAGALGRPGSAHLGQDAGAFLGKPTGVIVTDDVERVFADADYLIDFTRPDTTLGYLDAAQRHGVKLVIGTTGFSEPQKARLRAAAARIGMVFSANMSVGVNVTLKLLEFAAKQFAQGYDIEIIEAHHRHKVDAPSGTALMMGETVAASLGRQLADCAVYDRHGETGPRDPSTIGFTAIRGGDIVGDHTVLFAGIGERIEITHKSSSRVSYAQGSMRAVRFLADKPSGLFDMQDVLGLR from the coding sequence ATGAAGATTGCCATTGCCGGAGCGTCGGGCCGTATGGGCCGGATGCTGATCGAAGCGGTGCTCAACGATCCCGACGCGACGCTCGCGGGCGCACTCGGCCGCCCCGGCTCCGCGCATCTCGGCCAGGACGCCGGGGCATTCCTCGGCAAGCCGACCGGCGTGATCGTCACCGACGACGTCGAGCGCGTGTTCGCCGATGCCGACTACCTGATCGATTTCACCCGCCCCGACACCACGCTCGGCTATCTCGACGCCGCCCAGCGCCATGGCGTGAAGCTGGTGATCGGCACCACCGGTTTCTCCGAGCCGCAGAAGGCGCGGCTGCGCGCGGCGGCCGCGCGGATCGGCATGGTGTTCTCGGCGAACATGAGCGTGGGCGTGAACGTCACGCTCAAGCTGCTCGAGTTCGCGGCGAAGCAGTTCGCGCAGGGCTACGACATCGAGATCATCGAGGCGCACCATCGCCACAAGGTCGATGCGCCGTCCGGCACCGCGCTGATGATGGGCGAGACCGTGGCCGCCTCGCTCGGCCGCCAGCTCGCCGACTGCGCCGTCTATGACCGCCATGGCGAGACGGGGCCGCGCGATCCCTCGACGATCGGCTTCACGGCGATTCGCGGCGGCGACATCGTCGGCGACCACACCGTGCTGTTCGCCGGCATCGGCGAGCGCATCGAGATCACCCACAAGTCGTCGAGCCGCGTGTCCTACGCGCAGGGCTCGATGCGCGCGGTGCGCTTCCTCGCCGACAAGCCGAGCGGCCTGTTCGACATGCAGGACGTGCTCGGCCTGCGCTGA
- the lptE gene encoding LPS assembly lipoprotein LptE, with product MIRRSFVMVMGSALLLSACGFQLRGTQNYAFKHLLIVGAPPFVEARLKRLVEGGSDTRIVTTLDQADAVLRVGESRGTSTLTLDQFGTVEEYQLNYSLNYTLTSRDGALLIAPSVISLNRAMTYNAQFVQAKAQESDILYADMQNDAVDQLTRRLSIVRTLTPGPSDVAPGVAPRAPLPPPPL from the coding sequence GTGATCCGCAGATCGTTCGTAATGGTGATGGGCAGCGCGCTGCTGCTGTCCGCATGCGGTTTTCAGTTGCGCGGCACGCAGAACTACGCGTTCAAGCATCTGCTGATCGTGGGCGCGCCGCCGTTCGTCGAGGCGCGCCTGAAGCGCCTGGTCGAGGGCGGCAGCGACACCCGGATCGTCACGACGCTCGACCAGGCCGACGCGGTGCTGCGGGTGGGCGAGTCGCGCGGCACGAGCACGCTGACGCTCGACCAGTTCGGCACGGTCGAGGAGTACCAGCTCAACTACTCGCTCAACTACACGCTGACGAGCAGGGACGGCGCGCTGCTGATCGCGCCGAGCGTGATTTCGCTGAACCGCGCGATGACCTACAACGCGCAGTTCGTCCAGGCGAAGGCGCAGGAGTCCGACATCCTCTACGCCGACATGCAGAACGACGCGGTCGATCAGCTCACGCGCCGGCTGTCGATCGTGCGCACGCTGACGCCGGGGCCGAGCGACGTGGCGCCGGGCGTCGCGCCGCGCGCGCCGCTGCCGCCGCCGCCGCTGTGA
- the holA gene encoding DNA polymerase III subunit delta has product MQLRLDALEAHLAKTLAGLYTVYGDEPLLVQEACDRIRAAARAGGFTERSVFTVERSFDWSSLLGASQAMSLFGERQLIELRIPSGKPGKEGADALKTLAGAGNPDVLMLVTLPRLDAATQKSAWFTALGNGGVALKIDPVDRAQLPNWIGQRLAAQGQRVAAGEDGRRALQFIAERVEGNLLAAHQEIQKLGLLYPSGTLALDQVQDAVLNVARYDVFKLNEAMLAGDAGRLARMIDGLKGEGEALVLVLWAVVEELRTLLRIKRGVAAGKPLAVLVRENRVWGPRERLIGPALSRVSEAVLEAALALAARLDRQVKGLSGMAPGLPRVDEPPPDPWDGLFQLAMTVAGAQGSPAAGSGTRGAAGARAAAFAAPRRPA; this is encoded by the coding sequence ATGCAATTGCGACTTGACGCGCTGGAGGCGCACCTCGCGAAGACGCTCGCGGGCCTCTACACCGTGTACGGCGACGAGCCGCTGCTGGTGCAGGAGGCCTGCGACCGGATTCGCGCCGCCGCGCGCGCGGGCGGCTTCACCGAGCGTTCGGTGTTTACCGTCGAGCGCAGCTTCGACTGGAGTTCGCTGCTCGGCGCGAGCCAGGCCATGTCGCTGTTCGGCGAGCGCCAGCTGATCGAGCTGCGGATTCCGTCGGGCAAGCCCGGCAAGGAAGGTGCCGATGCGCTGAAGACGCTCGCCGGCGCAGGCAACCCCGACGTGCTGATGCTCGTGACGCTGCCGCGGCTCGATGCGGCCACGCAGAAATCGGCCTGGTTCACGGCGCTCGGCAACGGCGGGGTGGCGCTGAAGATCGATCCCGTCGATCGCGCCCAGCTGCCGAACTGGATCGGCCAGCGGCTCGCCGCGCAGGGCCAGCGCGTGGCCGCCGGCGAGGACGGCCGGCGCGCGCTGCAGTTCATCGCCGAGCGCGTGGAGGGCAACCTGCTGGCCGCCCATCAGGAGATCCAGAAGCTCGGGCTGCTCTATCCGTCCGGCACGCTCGCGCTCGATCAGGTGCAGGACGCCGTGCTGAACGTGGCGCGCTACGACGTGTTCAAGCTCAACGAGGCGATGCTGGCGGGCGACGCGGGCCGGCTCGCGCGCATGATCGACGGCCTGAAGGGCGAGGGCGAGGCGCTCGTGCTGGTGCTGTGGGCCGTGGTCGAGGAACTGCGCACGCTGCTGCGGATCAAGCGCGGCGTCGCGGCCGGCAAGCCGCTCGCGGTGCTGGTCCGCGAGAATCGCGTCTGGGGGCCGCGCGAGCGGCTGATCGGGCCGGCGCTGTCGCGCGTCTCGGAAGCGGTGCTCGAGGCGGCGCTCGCGCTGGCCGCCAGGCTCGACCGCCAGGTGAAGGGGCTGTCCGGCATGGCGCCGGGGCTGCCGCGCGTCGACGAGCCGCCGCCGGACCCGTGGGACGGGCTGTTCCAGCTCGCCATGACGGTGGCCGGTGCGCAGGGCTCGCCGGCGGCCGGCTCCGGCACGCGCGGCGCCGCCGGCGCACGTGCCGCGGCTTTCGCCGCGCCGCGGCGCCCGGCCTGA
- a CDS encoding glutamate-5-semialdehyde dehydrogenase: MDIDQYMTDVGRRARQASRAIARADTAAKNAALAAIATAIEREAGALKAANARDVERARAKGQDAAFVDRLTLSDKALKTMLDGLRQVAALADPIGEISNLKFRPSGIQVGQMRVPLGVIGIIYESRPNVTIDAAALCLKSGNATILRGGSEALESNTALARLIGEGLAAAGLPADAVQVVETADRAAVGRLITMTEYVDVIVPRGGKSLIARLIEEARVPMIKHLDGICHVYVDDRADLAKALSVCDNAKTHRYGTCNTMETLLVARGIAPAVLPQLGRLYRDKSVELRVDAAAKAVLAAAGVGPLVDATEEDWRTEYLAPVLAIKLVDGLDAAIEHINAYGSAHTDAIVTEDHDRAMRFLREVDSASVMVNASTRFADGFEYGLGAEIGISNDKLHARGPVGLEGLTSLKYVVLGHGEGRQ, from the coding sequence ATGGATATCGATCAGTACATGACGGACGTCGGCCGCCGCGCGCGGCAGGCCTCGCGCGCCATTGCACGGGCCGACACGGCCGCGAAGAACGCCGCGCTCGCCGCGATCGCGACCGCGATCGAGCGCGAGGCCGGTGCGCTCAAGGCCGCCAACGCGCGCGACGTCGAGCGCGCGCGCGCGAAGGGCCAGGACGCCGCGTTCGTCGACCGCCTGACGCTGTCGGACAAGGCGCTGAAGACGATGCTGGACGGCCTGCGGCAGGTCGCGGCGCTGGCCGATCCGATCGGCGAGATCTCGAACCTGAAGTTTCGCCCGAGCGGCATCCAGGTGGGCCAGATGCGCGTGCCGCTCGGCGTGATCGGCATCATCTACGAATCGCGGCCGAACGTGACGATCGACGCGGCGGCGCTGTGCCTGAAGTCCGGCAACGCGACGATCCTGCGCGGCGGCTCCGAGGCGCTCGAATCGAACACCGCGCTGGCGCGGCTGATCGGCGAGGGGCTCGCGGCGGCGGGGCTGCCGGCCGACGCCGTGCAGGTGGTCGAGACCGCCGATCGCGCGGCCGTCGGCCGGCTGATCACCATGACCGAATACGTCGACGTGATCGTGCCGCGCGGCGGCAAGAGCCTGATCGCGAGGCTGATCGAGGAGGCGCGCGTGCCGATGATCAAGCATCTCGACGGGATCTGCCACGTGTACGTGGACGATCGCGCCGATCTGGCGAAGGCGCTGAGCGTCTGCGACAACGCCAAGACCCATCGCTACGGCACCTGCAACACCATGGAGACGCTGCTCGTCGCGCGCGGCATCGCGCCCGCGGTGCTGCCGCAGCTGGGGCGCCTCTATCGCGACAAGTCGGTCGAGCTGCGCGTGGACGCGGCCGCGAAGGCCGTGCTGGCGGCGGCCGGGGTCGGCCCGCTGGTGGACGCGACCGAGGAGGACTGGCGCACCGAGTATCTGGCGCCGGTGCTCGCGATCAAGCTGGTGGACGGGCTCGATGCCGCGATCGAGCACATCAACGCGTATGGCTCGGCGCACACCGATGCGATCGTCACCGAGGACCACGACCGCGCCATGCGCTTTCTGCGCGAGGTCGATTCGGCCAGCGTGATGGTGAACGCCTCGACGCGTTTCGCGGATGGCTTCGAATACGGCCTCGGCGCCGAGATCGGCATCTCGAACGACAAGCTGCATGCGCGCGGGCCGGTCGGGCTCGAGGGGCTGACCTCGCTGAAGTACGTCGTGCTCGGGCACGGCGAAGGGCGGCAATGA
- a CDS encoding MotA/TolQ/ExbB proton channel family protein, whose protein sequence is MATDTGVIHYLASGDAVTHAVAYLLLAMSVASWCCLLLKAWTLVRARRASAGAIAAFWRAGSFDAGLAALRAADRERVFVPLAAAADAAAREAAAGAALLGARVAPGERVLRAVREAMRGSQRRLEFGLVLLASIASTAPFVGLLGTVWGIYHALGSIAASGQAQIGSVAGPVGEALIMTAFGLVVAIPAVLAYNMLGRLVRQLVEDLDGFARDLHAFAGGAPERDARA, encoded by the coding sequence ATGGCCACCGATACCGGCGTCATCCACTATCTCGCGAGCGGCGATGCCGTCACGCATGCCGTCGCGTACCTGCTGCTGGCGATGTCGGTGGCGAGCTGGTGCTGCCTGCTGCTCAAGGCGTGGACGCTGGTGCGCGCGAGGCGTGCGAGCGCCGGCGCGATCGCCGCGTTCTGGCGGGCCGGCTCGTTCGACGCGGGGCTCGCCGCGCTGCGCGCCGCCGACCGCGAGCGCGTGTTCGTGCCGCTCGCGGCCGCCGCAGACGCGGCGGCGCGGGAGGCCGCCGCCGGCGCGGCGCTGCTGGGCGCGCGCGTTGCGCCCGGCGAACGCGTGCTGCGGGCGGTGCGCGAGGCCATGCGCGGCTCGCAGCGGCGGCTCGAGTTCGGCCTCGTGCTGCTCGCCTCGATCGCCAGCACGGCGCCGTTCGTCGGACTGCTCGGCACGGTCTGGGGCATCTACCACGCGCTCGGCAGCATCGCCGCGAGCGGTCAGGCGCAGATCGGCAGCGTGGCCGGCCCGGTCGGCGAGGCGCTGATCATGACCGCGTTCGGGCTGGTGGTCGCGATTCCGGCGGTGCTCGCCTACAACATGCTCGGCCGCCTGGTGCGGCAGCTCGTCGAGGATCTCGACGGGTTCGCGCGCGACCTGCACGCATTCGCCGGCGGCGCGCCCGAGCGCGACGCGCGGGCCTGA